A genome region from Desulfobaccales bacterium includes the following:
- a CDS encoding DUF6485 family protein, with the protein MKECPNQQANLAKCNCTYEPCERKGICCECLSYHRVSGELPACYFSPEVERTYDRSIARFLKSSR; encoded by the coding sequence ATGAAAGAATGTCCCAACCAGCAGGCTAATCTGGCGAAATGCAACTGCACCTATGAGCCCTGCGAACGCAAAGGCATCTGTTGCGAATGCCTCAGCTATCACCGCGTGTCCGGCGAGTTGCCGGCGTGTTATTTCTCTCCTGAGGTGGAGCGCACGTATGACCGTAGCATCGCACGCTTCCTGAAATCCTCCCGTTAA
- a CDS encoding DUF559 domain-containing protein has product MLPYNKGLKQFARELRHNLTEAEAYLWLRLRKRQLKNRRFYRQRIICNYIVDFYCPDAKLVIEIDGSQHYTEPGLTKDAMRDRHLADLGLNIMRVSAREVFENTEGVLERIYELLP; this is encoded by the coding sequence GTGCTGCCTTACAACAAAGGCCTCAAGCAATTTGCCAGGGAGTTGCGCCATAATTTGACCGAAGCTGAGGCCTATCTCTGGCTGAGACTGAGGAAAAGACAGCTTAAAAACCGCCGATTTTACCGGCAGAGAATTATTTGCAACTATATTGTGGACTTTTATTGTCCCGACGCCAAGTTAGTAATTGAAATCGATGGGAGTCAACATTATACAGAACCAGGACTGACAAAAGATGCTATGCGGGACCGCCACCTGGCCGACTTAGGACTCAACATCATGAGAGTGTCAGCCAGGGAAGTTTTTGAGAATACTGAAGGGGTATTGGAGAGAATTTATGAGCTTTTGCCATAA
- a CDS encoding ABC transporter ATP-binding protein yields the protein MSGDLLEIFGLSKHFGGVPALADVSFCVEQGKVTALIGPNGAGKTTLINCLTGVSRPDQGDIRFQGADIAGMAAHRVARLGITRTFQNLRIFPRLSVLDNVLCGLTIQAGASMLEALFRPPGLRHRERRLKLMALQTLDVFGLADKASWPVGVLPYGDRKWVEMARAFVSQPVLTLLDEPVAGLNPEETAAVATLIRQMRLAGKTMVLVEHDMELVMGVSDHVVVLDGGRRIAYGTPDEVRHNPLVLEAYLGRISVTA from the coding sequence ATGTCCGGCGATCTTCTTGAAATTTTCGGTCTCAGCAAGCACTTCGGGGGAGTGCCGGCTCTGGCCGACGTCAGCTTTTGCGTAGAACAGGGGAAAGTCACTGCCCTCATCGGTCCCAACGGCGCAGGCAAGACCACCCTCATCAACTGTCTTACCGGGGTCAGCCGGCCGGACCAGGGAGACATCCGGTTCCAGGGCGCTGATATTGCCGGGATGGCGGCTCACCGGGTGGCTCGCCTGGGCATTACCCGCACCTTCCAAAACCTCCGCATCTTTCCTCGCTTATCGGTTTTGGACAACGTTCTCTGCGGCCTCACCATCCAGGCCGGCGCCTCCATGCTGGAAGCACTCTTCCGTCCTCCCGGGCTACGGCACCGGGAGCGGCGGTTGAAACTCATGGCCCTTCAGACCCTGGACGTCTTCGGCCTGGCGGACAAGGCCAGTTGGCCCGTGGGGGTGCTGCCCTATGGAGACCGGAAATGGGTGGAGATGGCCCGGGCCTTTGTGTCGCAGCCGGTCCTGACTCTGCTGGACGAACCGGTGGCGGGCTTAAATCCTGAAGAGACTGCGGCGGTGGCCACCCTTATCCGCCAGATGCGGTTGGCGGGGAAAACCATGGTTCTGGTGGAACATGACATGGAGCTGGTGATGGGGGTCTCAGATCACGTGGTGGTCCTGGACGGCGGCCGCCGCATCGCCTACGGGACCCCTGACGAAGTGCGCCACAACCCCCTGGTGCTGGAGGCCTATTTAGGTCGGATCAGCGTCACGGCCTAA
- a CDS encoding thiamine pyrophosphate-dependent enzyme yields MGRGIVEAGCTVATSYPGTPASEILQSVVVFTKETGVLLYTEWSVNEKVAFEVALANSMSGRRSAVAMKQVGLNVASDPFMRSAYLGVKGGLVVISADDPGPHSSQTEQDSRFFAMFAKVPVLDPSSPKEAKDLVKIAFELSERFEIPVMVRPTTRVCHARENVPCGPPLRLERPARFDKDPRRWCATPQFVRELHHLLNEKIDQIATLPEFAPILTPGDGSHPGACIIASGVAFAHTWDWLAELDLLGRVDYYQVTMPYPLNRDFIEAINSRYKKILVIEETYPVIELQLANRAIQGRTSHMIPNDGELTPDVIRPVLEAFLDLPVRSRVTVQSGGDRPTLCAGCAHRAAFYAIKETFPAGIFPSDIGCYTLGLNLGAVDTCHCMGAGISQAAGFYRAFAAAGAEFPTIVATIGDSTFFHAGVPALLNAIFNQARFVLVILDNATTAMTGHQPTPQVGLTAAGDMGHPVLIPDLVRGCGAGFLREADPYDLPAFMEHLKEADAYCRDPEGGVAVIIAKHLCLLDREARKSQTTYAMCVTEDCTGCLHCLEEFECPALSMDEADGRVVIDGVRCVGCGVCVHVCPTGAITAVKEGQP; encoded by the coding sequence ATGGGCCGGGGAATTGTAGAGGCCGGATGTACCGTGGCGACTTCATATCCCGGCACCCCGGCCTCGGAAATCTTGCAGTCCGTGGTGGTCTTTACCAAAGAGACCGGGGTTCTGCTCTATACCGAGTGGTCGGTGAACGAGAAAGTAGCCTTTGAAGTGGCCCTGGCCAACTCCATGAGCGGCCGTCGCTCCGCGGTGGCCATGAAGCAGGTGGGGCTGAACGTCGCCTCGGACCCGTTCATGCGCTCCGCCTACCTGGGGGTCAAGGGCGGCCTCGTCGTCATCTCCGCGGACGACCCCGGTCCCCACAGCTCCCAGACCGAACAGGACAGCCGCTTTTTCGCCATGTTCGCCAAGGTGCCGGTCCTGGACCCATCGAGTCCCAAGGAAGCCAAGGACTTGGTGAAAATTGCTTTCGAGCTTTCGGAGCGCTTTGAGATTCCAGTCATGGTCCGGCCCACCACCCGGGTCTGCCACGCCCGGGAGAACGTCCCTTGCGGGCCGCCTCTGCGTTTGGAACGCCCGGCCCGGTTCGACAAGGACCCCCGGCGCTGGTGTGCCACCCCTCAGTTCGTGCGGGAATTACACCATCTCCTGAATGAAAAAATAGACCAGATTGCGACCTTGCCGGAGTTCGCCCCCATTCTCACCCCTGGGGACGGCTCGCATCCCGGCGCTTGCATCATTGCCTCAGGCGTGGCCTTTGCCCATACCTGGGACTGGTTGGCGGAGTTGGACCTCTTGGGGCGGGTTGATTATTACCAGGTGACCATGCCCTACCCCCTGAACCGGGATTTCATCGAAGCGATCAACTCCCGGTATAAAAAAATTCTGGTCATCGAGGAGACGTATCCGGTTATTGAGCTGCAGTTGGCCAACCGCGCCATTCAGGGGCGTACTTCCCACATGATCCCTAATGATGGGGAACTGACTCCGGATGTCATCCGCCCAGTTTTGGAGGCTTTCCTGGACTTACCTGTCCGGAGCAGGGTGACCGTCCAGAGCGGCGGCGATCGGCCCACTCTGTGCGCCGGCTGCGCTCACCGGGCGGCATTCTACGCCATCAAAGAGACCTTTCCGGCGGGGATATTCCCCAGCGACATCGGTTGCTACACCCTGGGCCTCAACCTGGGGGCGGTGGACACGTGCCACTGCATGGGCGCGGGGATCAGCCAGGCCGCGGGATTTTACCGGGCCTTTGCCGCGGCGGGAGCGGAGTTTCCCACCATCGTGGCCACCATCGGGGACTCCACCTTTTTCCATGCCGGTGTCCCGGCGCTCTTGAACGCCATATTTAACCAGGCTCGCTTCGTCCTGGTGATCCTGGACAACGCCACCACGGCCATGACCGGCCATCAGCCCACCCCTCAGGTGGGGCTCACTGCCGCCGGGGATATGGGCCACCCGGTGCTGATCCCCGACCTGGTGCGGGGTTGCGGCGCCGGCTTCCTCCGGGAGGCCGACCCCTACGACCTGCCCGCGTTCATGGAACACCTGAAAGAAGCCGATGCTTACTGTCGAGACCCCGAGGGCGGGGTGGCGGTGATCATTGCCAAGCATCTCTGCCTGCTGGACCGGGAGGCCCGGAAATCCCAGACAACTTACGCCATGTGCGTTACCGAGGATTGCACCGGCTGCCTTCACTGCCTGGAGGAGTTTGAGTGTCCCGCTCTGTCCATGGATGAGGCCGACGGCCGGGTGGTCATCGACGGAGTCCGCTGCGTCGGCTGCGGGGTCTGCGTTCACGTCTGTCCCACGGGAGCCATCACCGCGGTTAAGGAGGGCCAGCCATGA
- a CDS encoding 2-oxoacid:acceptor oxidoreductase family protein has product MKQQIIVSGLGGQGTLTLTRLLAEAAAAMSLPVITSETHGMAQRGGTVISMIKVGPFRGPLIPAGEADRGLFLHPKNLAVHRFYLKPGGAVFVNTATPGDYLNVDARALAASHSLPPVAANLILLGYAAGKGGLFAEPDLLLEVMAAKTLERFRETSLRAFQVGLNATA; this is encoded by the coding sequence ATGAAGCAGCAGATCATCGTCAGCGGGCTGGGAGGGCAGGGGACCCTTACCCTGACCCGGTTGTTGGCGGAAGCCGCCGCGGCCATGAGTCTGCCGGTCATCACCTCCGAAACCCACGGCATGGCCCAGCGGGGCGGCACGGTCATTTCCATGATCAAAGTGGGGCCCTTTCGGGGTCCCCTAATCCCCGCGGGCGAGGCGGACCGCGGCTTGTTCCTGCACCCCAAGAATCTGGCGGTGCACCGCTTTTACCTGAAACCGGGTGGGGCCGTGTTCGTCAATACCGCTACGCCCGGAGATTACCTGAACGTGGACGCCCGCGCTCTGGCCGCGTCCCATAGCCTGCCCCCGGTGGCGGCCAACCTCATCCTTCTGGGGTATGCCGCGGGTAAAGGCGGATTGTTCGCCGAGCCGGACCTCCTGCTGGAGGTGATGGCGGCCAAGACCCTGGAACGTTTTCGGGAGACCAGCCTGCGGGCCTTTCAGGTGGGGTTGAATGCAACGGCATAG
- a CDS encoding branched-chain amino acid ABC transporter permease, with product MGSLHDLIQFIFAGLTGGAIYALVALGFGVVHNTMGIVNFTQVDFVSLGGMILYSALVTAGLPMAPALVAAVAGVTLVAILVEVVGIRPSRSESHLVLIFLTIGLSIILRGAMKIIWGKNRMAVPPLSGEAPLHLAGAAILPQTLWILGLTTLAIIGLVLFFRKTSMGLAMRGVAANPEAAAVVGLKVWRVKAMSFALAGALGGLAGCLVTPITTLSYDVGVLLGLKGFAAAILGGFGSFPGAILGGLILGLLESLGAGYISSAYKDVIAFVVLLLVLFIRPRGLLGGEG from the coding sequence ATGGGCAGCCTGCACGACCTGATCCAGTTCATCTTTGCCGGTTTGACCGGAGGGGCCATTTACGCCCTGGTGGCGTTGGGCTTCGGGGTGGTGCACAACACCATGGGGATCGTCAATTTTACTCAGGTTGATTTCGTCTCCCTGGGGGGCATGATCCTCTATAGCGCCCTGGTAACGGCCGGTCTCCCTATGGCCCCGGCCCTGGTGGCGGCGGTGGCAGGCGTAACTCTGGTGGCCATCCTGGTGGAGGTGGTAGGCATCCGGCCGTCCCGTTCCGAAAGCCACCTGGTGCTGATCTTTCTGACCATTGGCCTCTCCATCATCTTGAGGGGGGCCATGAAAATCATTTGGGGCAAAAACCGCATGGCGGTGCCGCCTTTATCCGGAGAGGCGCCGCTGCACCTGGCCGGAGCCGCTATTCTGCCCCAGACTCTATGGATCTTAGGCCTCACCACGCTGGCCATAATCGGCCTGGTGCTGTTCTTCCGGAAAACCTCCATGGGCCTGGCCATGCGGGGAGTGGCCGCTAACCCCGAGGCCGCGGCGGTGGTGGGACTCAAAGTCTGGCGGGTGAAGGCCATGAGTTTCGCCCTGGCGGGAGCCCTGGGAGGTTTGGCCGGTTGCCTGGTGACCCCCATCACCACTTTGAGCTACGATGTGGGAGTGCTTTTGGGGCTCAAGGGCTTTGCCGCGGCCATCCTGGGTGGCTTCGGCTCTTTTCCCGGGGCCATTCTGGGAGGCCTCATCCTGGGACTTTTAGAGAGCCTGGGAGCGGGCTACATCAGCAGCGCCTACAAAGATGTCATCGCCTTCGTAGTGCTACTTCTGGTCTTGTTCATCCGGCCCCGGGGACTGTTGGGCGGGGAAGGGTAG
- a CDS encoding branched-chain amino acid ABC transporter permease codes for MGVWEKAKFFGIRHRTGLMVWGLAMILALAPLVLRNPYTLGILNLIGLYVIVVLGLNLFIGFAGQISLGHAAFFGLGAYGSAILTVSYAWPAWPAMALTAIVVALMALIIGVPTLRLTGHYLAMATLGFNYVVDSIFVEWDAVTGGPSGLSGVPPLSIGGLTFDSDFKFHYLVWAFALVALTLCLNLVRSGVGRGLAALAQDEVAAAALGVDVRRKKISVFILSAVFASVAGSLYAHYFGYVNPEGFSIFKSLDLVIMVVVGGLGSVWGTLFGAGFITVLPHFLGFLETYTDIIHGLILVVILLFLPQGFVSGLVDIIRIRWARRRLAIDERP; via the coding sequence ATGGGGGTTTGGGAAAAGGCCAAATTTTTCGGCATCCGCCATCGCACGGGGCTTATGGTGTGGGGGCTGGCCATGATTTTAGCCCTCGCGCCCCTGGTGTTGCGCAATCCTTATACCCTGGGCATTCTCAACCTCATCGGCCTTTATGTTATCGTCGTTTTGGGTCTCAACCTGTTCATAGGCTTTGCCGGCCAGATATCCTTGGGGCACGCGGCGTTTTTCGGCCTGGGGGCTTACGGTTCAGCCATCCTCACCGTTAGCTATGCCTGGCCCGCCTGGCCTGCCATGGCCCTGACTGCCATAGTGGTGGCGCTTATGGCCTTGATCATCGGCGTTCCCACCCTGAGGCTCACGGGGCATTACCTTGCCATGGCGACCTTGGGGTTTAACTATGTCGTGGACAGCATTTTCGTGGAATGGGACGCGGTCACCGGCGGGCCCAGCGGCCTTTCCGGGGTGCCGCCCCTGTCCATCGGAGGCCTGACCTTCGACAGTGATTTCAAGTTTCATTACCTGGTTTGGGCTTTTGCCCTGGTGGCTCTGACGCTGTGCCTCAACCTGGTGCGGAGCGGGGTGGGACGGGGGTTGGCTGCCCTGGCCCAGGACGAAGTTGCCGCCGCCGCGTTGGGGGTTGACGTGCGGCGCAAAAAAATTAGCGTATTTATTCTCTCCGCGGTATTCGCCTCAGTGGCCGGCAGCCTCTACGCCCACTATTTCGGCTACGTCAACCCCGAAGGTTTTAGTATCTTCAAGTCCCTGGACCTGGTAATTATGGTGGTGGTGGGTGGGCTGGGGTCCGTCTGGGGCACCCTGTTCGGAGCGGGGTTCATTACGGTGCTCCCGCATTTTCTGGGATTTCTGGAAACCTACACGGATATCATTCACGGCCTGATCTTGGTGGTGATCCTGCTCTTCTTGCCCCAGGGTTTCGTATCCGGGTTGGTGGACATCATTCGTATCCGCTGGGCACGGCGACGGTTGGCCATAGACGAACGCCCATGA